GAAGTAAAACATCcttgtaaattatttataaagaccacttattattgttgttatagTTTAAGTGTgtgttaaataaaaatgaatacttattacttactaaatttaaaacttaaattattcaAAAGTTTGTTGAATTAagacttattatttattttttgtttttagtattaaagttatttggtaaatataacttaaattttattttaaattatcaaattaatatatttatctttattaattttaattagtatttatcctctttgatttttattaattttaagtaatgaatttatttataaacatctattttaaaatttattataaacaatTAGTGTGGATGTGGATTTATGATTGTAAACGTagaaaatgtttgtttttttaactttttgtttaaaacaatttactttcaaactttaagttatttatttgtttttactttttcattacttattataaaaatttgcttcaataaaaaaattgtaatatatattggttttttttttttactttttaatacttaatataaataaaatattataaaaataaacaaccacTTAACAGTAATATTTAAGGTGATTATTTCttgactaaatagaaaaaaatgttttttctattaagttacAAGTAATATGTtgatattaattgttttatgattgaatataaaaaaaaaatattttttctattccagTTATAAGTAATCTGTtaatatcaaccaatataactATATTAGacttattatcatttttttttattctagtgaCAAGTGATCTGTTGATCTCAACCAATATAGTTGAATAAAacttattgataataagttcatTTCATTTATGTTAGTTAATATTAACATATtgcttttagttgaataaaaaaaaaaccaaatatttttctatttagtaaaaaaaaaaaaacaaacactatctAGACTTAAGttgtatttagaattaagtaaataaaaaataaataaaaaacaccaccttagtctcATGATATGGGAAACTAGAGCAAAAgaaatttggattaaaaatattttaatcattttgacttaatatctaaactaatttttaacTATAAgtcataatattataaaatataattaatctaCATAATGACttgaattaaataattaagtcaTTAGgttaatttaccaaacacccttaattagatttaaaaaaaaagatatttttaaactcattttttaatttattaattttttaaaaataattttgtcatcaaatttttaaaaataatattgtcaagatgattttttttttttaattttatcttaatgaaaaaaaaaatcaccttttcttctttctctttttacctttaattttttttatatcacttaaattcattttttatataaaataaaatcaaattcaatttctacaattttggataattcttttttttttaaatataaactagaatttataaaaacaaaaaaaaaacaaaataaatataactaaaattaattttgtttttgtacattttttttaaaattttttcttatgaattattattactcaaaaataaacaaatgataTAAAGATAATTTAACATGAATAATAAGAatttgtttggtagtgattttaagaaagacttttaatctttttaatacttaaaaatttttatttttcaagtattaaaaatgttataaacgcTTTCAAGAATAATTGTAAAATTACActctaaattaatttaaaataaattcacaaaatttcaaaaccaaaaccaaagtTTTACCACATGCCAACACCATTTTTGcctaataattcaaaaaataaaataagttaataagTCGGACAATTGTAATGAGGGGAAAATTTTACTATTAGGAGCATGCttagagattaaataatttgatgaattagaagccatttttgaaataaaaacaaaagttgagaaaataaaatgctaGTTTACATGAATGAGTTTTTAGAATTACTTCTCCCATAGCAtgcaatataaatatatttttaggaaatattttaagattatttaattaaaagatgaAATGATCACAAATTTATAAGTctacttcttcatttttttggcCCAAAAAAATTACATGTCTTTCATAAAAATacctttattttttccttacaaaaatagtctttttttaaaagaaaaaaaaaaaaaactttaatgaaaatatttaaatattgaaggATATTTATTCTATTTACAAATTTTGGTTTTGTCATTTCTATTGGCAAATGTAGAACTTATCCTTAGCCATTACAAGTTGCGAGTAAATTATTAAGATGATATGAGAAGTGAAAAAATGATTGGTAGGTCGTAGGGCCATATGGGGTTGAGAGGGCGGCGTGGGTCCCGCCCACtgaacaataaaaataaataaaatggaaacaACAAATCAGTTGATACGAACAAAATTGACTTGCGGAGCAGACAAAAAGGATTCAATTACCCAACATGGAACCAAGGCCCTGGCCCATACCCTTTTGTACACACGGATTATACgcttcttccttccttcctccctccctctctctttgATTAATTTTACCTGCTCCGGAAACAAATTTCCTAATTCATGCATAAATATAGAAGAAGCGAGTAAGGATCATATCATTCATATCCCTTTTCCCAAGGGCATCATATCCTTCAATTTTCTGCACATGCCTTACCTTTACCATTTTTGATCAATTCTCCGaatcttctttttatttctaattaataGTATCTTAAGAAGAAAATCTCAGACTTCAAATTATCTCCAAATATATTCCTTTAAGCGTCCGAACACAGAATTATACTAAACCCCCTCTGGTCTcacaaatgaatataaaatttcaaaaagcaGGTCATCTTTTAACAAGGACAGGATAATAATTAATATGCTCTTGTTCAAACCCCCATGGAAagcaaaatttcaaacttcctTTTCATGTGGCATCCGGAGCCCTGCCCTATCCCCAAGGCAAAAAGGGGAGGAGGATAAAATAAGCTATAATCTTATCATATTCTGATGATTGtgttttgaggaaaaatgtgagATGCAGAACTCTGTAGCCTGTACACGCTAACTGTTTTTGCTTGATGTGCTGCTTTTACTTGTCATACATCCGACTCTAAAGTTGATGGATTTTTCCAGGAACCGAAAGGGGGGATTCCCAATCTAAAAATCTATTCCTCCCAAACATCTCTCAACTATACAATTTTCATtcccactctttttttttttttttttttagcaaaattGAAGCCTAttcttatcttcttcttctccccCTTTCATAGTGGAACCATCAActcaaaaaagacaaaaaaaaaaaaaaaaaaaaaaaaaaggaagggggAGGTGGaaagagggtttttttttttttacactttctAGACCATGGTAATGGCGTCCACACTTGCTTCTGAATCCTTCGGAATTTCAGCATTCTTTTGAATGTAATAGCCATCTTCTTGGGCATCAAAGCTGGCATGGACACTGTATAACACATAGACAAGCACTGCAAGGGCCGAAAAGTAGCCGAAGCGCACATAGGAGGGCCTATCAAGGGAGCCCAAAAGGAAAATGTTCAAGAAAATGGAGATGGATGGTATCCATGGCATTAGAGGGACCCCCCAGTGTTCGGGTTTCCTAACCTGGGGGACCATGCAATGGAACATTTGCAAAATGGCAACAGCGACTACGGTGCAGGCTCCCAGCATAACCTCCTTTGGATGCCCCGGGGCTGCAAAATGCCATATCAGTGTGAATATTATGGATGTGAGCGAGAAAGATACTAGGAAGGACAGGGTCGGCCATGGATTTGTTGCCCCAACCGACACGTATCGCCTGTAAATCACTGCATTCGCAACCATGTAAAACACAAACAGGGTGCCGATGGATACGAGGTTGAGCAGCACATTTAGATCCGTGAATACTGCTATTGCCGCAGTGAAGATTCCTGAAATTCAAACAAAGCATATGTTACCAACATCTTTCACTTCCTTTCCTTACTCAAATTCATAATTCAATATTAGCGCCTAATACCCATCAAACCCCCCTGCTTCTCTCTTAAGTCACTGTCTCTGCCCCCGATCCCTATTTTTGATTCACCAACAAATTTTTCTTAGCGATTCTTTTGCCAGCCGTAAAACCGACTTCCAGTCCAATAGTCCAACCTAAGATATTTGTCTACCATCATTAGAATGGTCAAACCCAAcgattataaaattataatattgattTCAAGAACcgccaaaaaatatatatatatatatataaagacaaAGGTACCCCTTCCAATTCAAAACTAATACTTTCGCTTGTTTTCGAATAAAAAGTACTTCCCCGTATTAATTCAACAAGTTTACCCtttcttattcttaaaaaaataccttttcaaaatatttcacGTCCAATGCACACACACTTCGTAAAACAATCCCTTACCCCACTCAAATCTCACCACGTCGGCATATGCGGGACACCTAAGCAAAATTCACTGTATAAACCCTCTCGCGGTCTGTACCGTCCCTGAaaacaaatgtttttaactGAATCGGTTCAAAGTGGTCCCACCCTCCCCAACGGCCTAGGCTCCAGTATCCAAAACAACAAACTTCTAAATCAAAGaaataccaaaataataataataataataataataaatggcaGTGCGTAATGTGCACAGTACCAGCCCCGCTCACACGAATAAAGCCAATCCCAGATAGTTCGAGACTTGATTGTAACGTACCAAGAAAAGCGGAAGCGTTGACAGGCGTACAAGTCTTATGGTGGACCCTCGCGAACCATGATGGGACCACCTTCGACCGTCCGATGACGCACATGTACCTCGCCTGACCCAGCATCGCCACCATCAGCGACGTCAGTATCCCGAAGCTTGCACCCGCTCCGATCACGTTCGACACCCATTTCCAGCCGTTGGATTGCCCTCTGAACGCCGCCGAAAACGGCGCCTCCGGATCGATCTGCGCCGCCCATTGCACGAAGGGTCAGTTCAGTCATTTTTAACATCCCGCGGCCCCAGCCAGATTTCACCACGTCAGCAGCCAGGCCCCACTGAAGTGGTGGGCCCAGTGGACGTTGGTACTGGAGAGGATTCGCTTGAAGATAGACATCGATGGCGATGCCAGGAGGGGTGAAATTGGGAAATTGGATTAAAATAATatgtacatatttttatttttaattagtaatGGTAATGAAAAGGGAGACTGTTACCGCATCGTATGGGAGGAGCTTCGACATTGAAGCCGCCATTAAGCAGTAGAGAATGGTAACGAGCATAACAGAACCAGAAACGCCGATTGGGATATCCTTGACCGGGTTTCGGACTTCTTCAGCCAACGTCGAAACGGCGTCGTATCCTATATAGCTCAGGTAAACCATGGCTGCCCCATTGAAAACACCCGAAGCTCCGAACGGAAAGAACCCGCCCTGATGACGCCGCGGATCCGCCGGTTCAGTGAAGTTCTTCCAATCTCCCCTCCAAAACCCAACTACTATCACAAAAGCTATGAAGAGTATATGCATCGCCGTCAGCACCATGTTCACCACTGAGCTCTCTCTCGTGCTGAAAAACGTCAGGGAAATGGCTGAAATTAGAGTATGGACATATCGATATAAGCGTGAGAAGAGGCGAATCTACCTGTAACAGATAATGAGTGTGATGATTAGGACGACGGCGACCGCGACCAGGTCGATTTCGTTGAACCCTTTGGGCAGTCCGGAGACGGTGAACCTCCATTTAGTGGTGGGAAATCCGATGGCTGTGCCAAGGTAAGCCGTGAAACTCCGGGCTACGGCGGCGTTCGATAAAACGTAG
This DNA window, taken from Vitis riparia cultivar Riparia Gloire de Montpellier isolate 1030 chromosome 13, EGFV_Vit.rip_1.0, whole genome shotgun sequence, encodes the following:
- the LOC117927530 gene encoding cationic amino acid transporter 6, chloroplastic-like, with amino-acid sequence MDTHGSSSFSSFTAYARALAQTPARLARRACSVSTSFEEMSRVRARSGSDMQRNLRWFDLVGFGLGGMVGAGVFVTTGRASRLYAGPAVVLSYAIAGICALLSAFCYTEFAVDMPVAGGAFSYLRVTFGEFAAFLTGANLVMDYVLSNAAVARSFTAYLGTAIGFPTTKWRFTVSGLPKGFNEIDLVAVAVVLIITLIICYSTRESSVVNMVLTAMHILFIAFVIVVGFWRGDWKNFTEPADPRRHQGGFFPFGASGVFNGAAMVYLSYIGYDAVSTLAEEVRNPVKDIPIGVSGSVMLVTILYCLMAASMSKLLPYDAIDPEAPFSAAFRGQSNGWKWVSNVIGAGASFGILTSLMVAMLGQARYMCVIGRSKVVPSWFARVHHKTCTPVNASAFLGIFTAAIAVFTDLNVLLNLVSIGTLFVFYMVANAVIYRRYVSVGATNPWPTLSFLVSFSLTSIIFTLIWHFAAPGHPKEVMLGACTVVAVAILQMFHCMVPQVRKPEHWGVPLMPWIPSISIFLNIFLLGSLDRPSYVRFGYFSALAVLVYVLYSVHASFDAQEDGYYIQKNAEIPKDSEASVDAITMV